The nucleotide sequence GCCCATCCAAGCTTTAGCAACTTTAGCAACTGAGTAAGCAAGTTCTTGATACTCTGGAGCCAAACCGTCTGGAAGTACTTTGTTGACAGCGAAAACGCTAATGCCTTTACCGAGGTAATTGGAAACTTGGTTAGCGGCCATTACTGCAGCATTAGTATTAGCTTCGAGTGAAGAAGCACCCAAGTGAGGAAGCATGATGTCGGAAACATCGGCAATAGTCTTATCGCCCGCAGCATCTTTAGGATAGACATCGTTTGCGTAGTAGATAGTTTTAGTCTTTTTAACTTCGCGTAAAGCCGCTTCGTCAAGGATTTCATAACGTGCACAGTTAACGAGAACCGCACCATCTTTCATGCTTGTAAGAAGTTTAGTACTAACAATGTTAGCAGTTTCTTTAGTAGCAGGCATGTGGAGTGAGATGAAATCAGAGCCAGCGAATAATTCTTCTAGGCTAACATTTTTCGCGCCATATTCAGCTAACTTGTCTTCGGATACAAATGGATCAAAAACGAGAAGTTTTACATCAAAGCCACTAAGGCGCTTTGCGAGTAGTTGACCAATGTTACCAAAACCAGCAATACCAATAGTCTTGCCAGTGAGTTCGAAACCTTGTAACTGAGCTTTCTTCCATTCGCCTGCACGAGTTGAACGGTCACCTTCGATGAAGAAACGTGCGCAAGAAATCATCATGCCAACAGCTTCTTCAGCAACGGCATTTGAATTTGCACCAGGAGTATTCATTACAGTGATATCTTTACTACGAGCATATTGGATGTCGATAGTGTTGTAGCCAGCGCCAGCGCGAACAATAACTTTAAGATTTGGGAAAAGGTCGATAACTTCTGGAGTGAGTTTCTCACTTCTAACGATCATACCTTCAGCGTCGCTGTGGGTTTTTGCGAGTTCTACGAGATCTACACCAGCTTCTTGAACAACATTAAAACCGTTGTTCTCGAGTATATCTTTGGCTGCAGTAGAAAGTTTAGTTGGAATTAAAACTTTTTGTGACATGTGTGTCTCCATAATTTATGGCTTTTGTTTAGGTGCCCCCAATATTCATCCATCTCCCTTTTTCGCAATCTTATATGACTTTCTTTTCTGTCACATAAACTTTGATTTGCCATAAATGTATAAAATTCAATGATGGAATAAATAACTTTGTACTAATAGAGGCTGTAATGATGTAACTTTAGCTCAGTGTTTGGCGTTTAATAAAGCATGTTTATAACAATCAACTTTAAATGATGGAGTCTTCATGAATAAAATATTTTTACTATGCACCTTTTTAATAGGAGCCACGCTTAGTGGCCAAGATAAGCCTAATATCGTCATCGTCATGACTGATGATCAAGGTTATGGAGATTTAAGTTGCCATGGCAATCCGATAATAAAGACTCCTAATATTGATAAGTTTTATAAAAACTCCCTGCGCTTAACGAATTATCATGTGGATCCTACTTGTGCGCCGACTCGATCAGCCCTAATGACTGGACGTTACAGTGCGCGCGTGGGTGTTTGGCACACTGTTCAAGGAAGGCATTTGATGCGTGAACGCGAAATCACTATGGCGAATGTTTTGAAAGACAATGGCTACGCAGCGGGGATTTTTGGCAAATGGCATTTAGGTGATGCTTATCCCTACCGTCCTGAAGATCGTGGCTTTACTCATGTAGTGACTCATGGTGCTGGTGGTGTAGGTCAAACTCCTGATTACTGGGGCAACGACTACTTTAATGATACCTATTATGTAAATGGTAAGTTTGTAAAATTTAATGGCTTTTGTACTGATATTTGGTTTACTGAAGCCAAGAAGTTTATGAAGCAGCAAATTGCTAAGAAAAAACCTTTCTTTACTTACATCACTCCAAACGCTCCTCATGGACCTATGCGAGCACCGCAAAAGTATTTGGATATGTACAATAAAGAGGAATTGATCAAGGGTAAAAAGCAGGTCGCGTTCTATGGTATGATCACTAATATCGATGATAATTTTGGCGAACTCCGCAAATTCTTACAAGATGAAGGTGTCGAAGATAATACAATTCTTATCTACACGACTGACAACGGTTCTTCATCGGGCAGTGCACTTTATAATGCCGGAATGACAGGTGCTAAAAACAGTAATTTTGATGGCGGTCATCGTGTGCCTTTTATCTTTCAATGGCCAAATGGTAAACTCACGGGAAATCGTGATATTAATCAGTTAACGGCACACATGGATATACTTCCGACTTTGATTGATATGCTTTCATTAAAGGCACCTAAAATCGAATTTGATGGTACAAGTCTGACTAAGATTATTAAGGGTGATCAATCAGCTTTACGCGATCGTGTTTTATTAGTAGAATCACAAAGAGTAAAAGATCCAGAGAAGTGGCGCAATACAGCAGTGATGAGTGATGAGTGGCGCTTACTCAATGCGAAACAACTCTATAATATTCGTAAAGACCCAGCACAAAAAAATAATGTAGCAGCTCAGTATCCAGAAGTTTTACAGCGACTCTCCGCGGCTTACGATGCTCGTTGGGTGGACTTAGCAAAAGAACATTACCTTTTCAGCCCGCTTGTGATTGGTGCAAAAGAAGAAAATCCAGTAACTCTTACATCTCATGATCAAATGGTTGAAAAAGGTCTCCCAAAATGGAATCAACCACATATTGTTTCAGGTGGTAATCACTTAGCCCCATGGGTAGTGAGAGTCCAGAGTGATGGAGAATATGAAATATCAGTTCGCCGTTGGGCTGCTGAGGCAGATAAGGGAATCAATGAAAAATACGTGGCTAAAAAAGCTTTGGGCGCAAGTAAAGCATTTATCAAAATTGCTGATATAGATTTGGTGAAAGAGATTCCAGAAGGCGCAAAAGAAGTCACTTTTAAAGTAAAATTAAAAACAGGACAGCAAGAACTTTTCACAGGCTTTATCAAGGCTAACGACAAACGTGAATCAAATTTTTATACTTATGTTTTGAATAAAAGTATGGCTCAAGGTGATACGAAAAATTGGCAAAGTCGTGAAGGCTTGGGCTTACCTTTAGCAGCACCGATCACAGTTGATTATCCGGAAGAAATTTTAAAGTGGGACAAAGCACTCAACGGAAAATCGAAAAAGTAACTTTCTAGATTTTACTTTCTACGGGTAATAAACCAAGGAACCAAGATTCGAATAATTGAAGTCTTGAGTTCCGTGGTTGTTGATGGAGGGTTTTGTCATGGCCACGCCAGATTAAATTTCCCTCTTGATTGATTTCGACTTTCCAAGAGTTCCGTAGGTGAAAATCGATATCCAATAATTTGCGCAGTTGACGACTGAGTGTTTTGCTTTTTAGCAAGATACCCAATTCAGAGTTAATATTAAGTGAGCGAGGATCGAGGTTGGCACTTCCGATTAAGCTCAAATCATCATCAATTAAGATCATTTTAGCATGCAGGGCCAGAGATTTATCCTCTACGGGTGCAAACATAAATAAATTACGATCTCGTGCCCAAGCACGATATTCGTATAAGTCGGCACCACTTTCAACGTACTTGCGCATGTGCTTACGGTAAAAACTGTGCGCAATCGTATGATTCGTAGATTGTAATGAATTCGTTAAAATACGAACTTCTACACCGCGCCCTTCCGCTTCAAAAATAGCTTCATCTAATTCCTGAGTGGGAATAAAGTAGGGACTGACGATATCGACTCGTTTTTTTGCTTCAGAAATTAATTTATATATATCGAGAGTGAAGTTATCATCGGTTCTATTCTCGGTATTTGCATCTACGGGAAGGTCATATAATACAGAATAGTCCGCTTGCGTAGCGAGAGATTTAAAGCGTTTCCAAGCAGTAATACGTTGAGCATGATTTTCATTTAAAGGAAAAAAGGGGCTAACAGGTGGAGTGACGGGCTTTATTTTTTCGGGATCATTTTTAATTATTTTTTCTAGTGGGAAGGACCATGGATTCGCCCAATAAATAGAGAAAATTGTACTGAGAAATGGACTGATGTTACCATTGGCAAGAAGTTCCATATCACGGAAATTAGTTTCTGCGTGTAAACCAAAGTACTCATCACCGAGATTTCTCCCGCCTAAAATAACCACATGATTATCGACGATTAGGACTTTGTTATGCATGCGGTGATCGATGCGAGAGAATTCTGTGATGTTCATGAGATAACGCATGCCAAATGAATTATAGCGGCGTTTAAAAGGATTATAGATTCTAATATCTATGTTGGGGTGTTTATGGATGTTGCTTAAGCCTTGATCTTTCTCAATGGTAAAGGTGTCATCAATGAGAAGGCGTATTTTCACACCTCTATCAGCGGCCAGAACGAGGCTATTGGCTAGTAGTTTACCCGCGTGGTCATTATTCCACAAAAAAATCTGTAAATCAATGGATGATTCGGCGGAATCTAAAGCTCGAAGACGCCACTTCAGAGCCTCAAAATGATTGTTGAGAGGGAGGAAATAGCTACGATCATGTTTGAAGTTTAATTCCGACCAAATGCCATTTGTTGTCGGTAGAGCCGCGGGCTCAAATTTATGATTCTGTTCTTTCAGCCCTGAACAAGAACTCACTAAACTTAAACAAAAGAGAGTAAGACTTATGTGCAATAGGTATTTCTTTAATTGAGTCATGGTTTAATCACTTTGATTTGTCTTGTTTAATATAGTGATGGAAATTTAGCAAACAAAGCTCTTGTGAATATTTAGGGCAAAGGGAAAATAGTTTGAATTTAAGTCGGAATGCGCTCAAAAGCTGTTTAAAATTTAACAGATTTTTAAAAAACTTGTAAGTTTATTTTAAAATTATTTGTGTTTATACCCTCGCAAGATTTTATTTTTATAATCACTCATTCGGAGATTGTAATGAAAGCTTTAAAAAGACAAGATATCATGGCCTCGCTTTTAGTCGCGGGGGCTGACCCCAATAAAATTAACGATGCGGGGCAAACACCTTTGGACATTTCGGTGTCTGCGGGAGATCTTGATAGTGTGAAATACCTCTTGGGGGGCGGAGCGCAAGTCGTTCACCAGCAGTCCTCTGTTGAACTCCATAGCGCAGTTAAATCTAGTATGCGTTCAGGAAATTTAACAAGCCTCAAGAATTTACTTAAAAAGCATCCTAAGCTCATTAACTATCGCCAAAAAAATGGTTATGGATTAGTTCACTTGGCCGTTGAAGCAGGCTCCGATAATATAATTGAATACCTCTACTCAAGAGGACTGTCATTAAACACTCGTAGTCATACAGGGGATACGCCAATACATGTGGCGGTGCATAGCGGCCGAATTAGAACACTGGAATGCCTAATGGCCATTGGTGCTAGTATAGAAATCCCCAATGAAGAGGGCAATACACCTCTCCACATAGCATGGACAATGCCGAAAATGATTAAAATTTTGATCATGGCAGGAGCCAATGCAGAATATGCCAATTTAGTAGGTGCGATGGCGCTTCACGTAGCTTCAAAAAAAGGAGCTATTGCAGCCGTGGATCAATTAATAAGTTGCGGTGTCAATATAAAAGCCCATGACTTTGATGGTCGACGAGCGATTCACGTAGCTATCCACTACCCCGAAGTGATGAAGTTCTTGATAGATAAAGATGCTGATATTGATGCTAAGGATTTTTATGGTGAATCACCCTTACATGTAGCCGTTCAAGAAGTCTGCTTTGATTCAGTCAAAATTTTACTTGAAGCAGGTGCCGATTCGTCTATGCAGAATCATCATGGTGATACCCCTCTGCATTTTGCGACCTTAAAAGGAGATTTAAAGGTGGTAGAATTACTGCTGGAATATGGTTCTAATCCTGATATCGCGAATATTCGAGGCTACACGCCCTTACATTCAGTAGCTTTAAGTGCGCTGAGTGATAAAGCGCCCTAAGTTTTCTTCGCTTCTTTGGCGCGAAGAACCGGGATAGCGAAGGTAGCTCCGAGAATCAGAATCGCACCAATTATTTGTACTGGGGACAAGCTTTCTTGATAAAGAAGGTGAGCCCATAAAAGTCCACAAAGAGGTTCAATGTAAGTGATTTGAGCCGCATTTGCGGTTTTCATTTCTTTGAGCGCAGAGAAAAATAATGAAAAGGCAAGCACTCCAATAATGAGTCCCAGAAAGGATGCAATGAGAACTTGCTTAAGACTCAGGGAAGGTGCCTCAGGAATGAAAAGAGGAAGTAAGAGTAGCGGAGTGAGAAGATTCTGAAAAAAGACAATTTCAATGCTTTGGTACTCCGTTCCATATTTTTTAAAAACAATAAAGACGAAGCTGAGAATGAAAGCACTTAATACCATGGCACAAATGCCAAGGAAATGTTTATCATCAAGACTGAATACACTCTGACTGAACATCAGTAAGAGTCCCAAAAAAGCAATGCTTAGTAAAAATTTCTGGATTGAGCTGACTTTTTCTTTAAGAAAAAATGAACCTAATATAGCGGCCCAAATGGGCCAGCTATAAAGAGTGACTTGAGCATTGCCAATGGTCGTAAGATTGAAGCTGATAAAAAACAAAATGGCGCGAATGGAGTTGAGCCCCGAGCCCAGAATCATCCACTTCCAATTACTGCGGAAAAGTTTTTGAGGTGCTTTGCGACTTTTTAGCCAAATGAAAAGTACAACGGTGGGAATTAAGGTTCGAAAGAACGCGAGTGAGACCGCGGACATATTATCCGCTTCACGGATAAAAATACCAACAGTCCCCCACAAAACGGAGGTGATAATGACTTTTAGAACTGGAGACATAAAAAAGTGTAATTAAATGATTGGGAAAGGCGTATAATACGCCGGTCTATAATTTTGGCAAAATTATGGAATCAAGATTAGAGGACTTCAGTTTAGTCAGTCTAAGTTTGAGAGGGAGGAGAGGTCTTAAAGTAAAAGAATGGCGGAGAGAGAGAGATTCGAACTCTCGGTACCTTGCGGTACACACGCTTTCCAAGCGAGCACGTTCAGCCACTCCGTCACCTCTCCGCATAAAGCTTAGTAATAAGCTGTTCAGATAGTAATGTAGCTTTATTGTATTGCAAGTTAAAATAATAGGATTTGTAGAGGACTTTATCATGGGAAATATTGAGCAGTTAATTAATGATTTGGGAAATTTTAAGTTACGATTTAAGGCTCGACGAGCGCTCGGGGGCTTTGCGCAGGAAGACGTTTGTCCTGCCTTACTGAATTACCTTAAACAGAGTGACAATAATATCAATGGTGCATGGGCAGCGCTTCAGGTCTTGAAAAAGTTTCGCTATGCAGATGTTTTGGGTGATTTGCCTAGCTTAGCAGAAGCTTACCCTTCTTTAATATGGGATATTCGCGACCTCGAAGAGATTATCACAGGTAAAAAAGCAAGCGATGCCCTCGCGGCTCTGGAGACGAACCTCAACCCCTTCGCTGAATTGCGAACTTTGTTGGGGATCGATTTGCTGAGTTTCAGTGATAAGGGCGGTTTTTATTCTTTTGTGTTAAAGACTGATTTAACTCGCAAGCATGAAATGATTTTAATTGAAGAAGAAAACTTTTATCATATTTATACTGAGTGTGGCGTGGCGGATGAAGAAATATCCGGACAATTGGCCGCCTTAAATGAAAATCTCGATTTAGGTGAATTGAAAATTGAAAGCAAAGAAGATGGCGAGTCAGCTTTAAGCTTGCATTACTCCATAACGCGGGAATCTTCGGCCATTGAACAGGAAAAAGTCCTTCGTCGCTTAGCTCAAGTGGCAGATGGACTCGAGAAACAGCTTAGTGATAAGGATCTAATATGAGCACCCCCCAAGAAATTCTTTATGTTGTCACACTCATGACTAATTCAGCCATGGGCGAACTGTTGGATGAAATGCTTCCCGTTGAGGAACTCTACCCGACTTCGTATTTTGATAAAGATGATGATTTAGCTCGTATGTCATTGTACTATGAAACAGCCGCTGAACGTGACCAAGTCCACGTTCGCTTAGAAAAAGCTTTAGCCAATTGGTCCGATTTCATTGATATTGATGAAGTGGATATTATTGCACAAGAAGTTTTACGTGAAGATTGGTCAGAAACCTGGAAAAAGTTTTTTCATACCGTGAAAGTATCCGATCGCATTGTGATAAAACCTTCTTGGGAAGAATATGAAATTCAAGAAGCAGATGAAGTGATTGTAGAAATTGACCCAGGCATGAGTTTTGGGACAGGCAATCATGGCACAACCAAGGCCTGCTTACAGTTTATCGATCAGGCCTCAGCACTTCAGACGGGCATGTCTTTTTTAGATGCGGGTTGTGGTTCGGGTATTTTGTCATTGGCCGCAGATAGCTTGGGCTGTAGCCCTGTAGAAGCGTTTGATTATGACCCCGAGGCCGTCGCTTGTACCAAGCGTCATTTTGAAGCTATTAACGCTTCGGATCGGATCGATGTTTTTCAGGCCGACTTAACGACTTTAGAATTGGCTAAGCAGTACGATATTATTGCCGCCAATATCTTGGCACCAGTTTTACTCGGCGCCTCAGATAAGTTGATGAATCACCTGAAAAAGGGTAAAGATTCACGCTTGATTTTAGCGGGTATTTTGACGGAACAATACCCCGAAATCAAATCGCATTTTGAGGGCTTAGGCCTCGAAGAATTGCGATCTGCGCAAATAGATGAATGGACCAGCGGAGTCTTCAAATTCTGAAGATAGAAAAGAAGCAAGTACTCATTATTGGACTACTTGCTTGTTCTTGTACCATTTTTTATTTCCAAGCTATTAATAGTAAATTCTACAATTTAGCTTTTATCATTTTAAGTCTAAATTTTTATAGCTATCTAACTTACCTCAGTAAGAAAGTCATGAAGTGGGCTCTCTTATGTGTACTGCTAACGGTAATTATTTTTACTTTGAGTCCAGCAAAAAAAATTGACACAGCAGAACTTAAACGTACTTACCTTTCCAAACTACCCAACTATGAAGGCGTTAGTTATGTTTGGGGAGGTGAAAATAGTCTCGGTATTGATTGTTCCGGTTTGGCTCGCAGGGCTTACCGAGATGCTCTGTTTACTTATACTTTAAAAAATCTTAATAGTGGTGCCTTACGAGAGTTTTTAGCTAATTGGTGGTGGGATTCTTCTGCCGAAGCCATGAGTCAAGGCTATCGTGATTATTTGAAGCCTATAGGTCTAGATGGGACGATAAAAACCCTGCATTATGAAAACCTGGAACCAGGTGATATTGCGATCACAGCAGATGGAGTGCACATGCTCGTATATTTGGGAGAGGAACTCTGGATTCAAGCTGATCCAGTCGCAGAAAAAGTAATTATACGCAATGGCATCGAAGACAAGAACTCCTGGTTCGATGATCAGGTGAAGATCTACCGTTGGTCAAGGATTTAGACTAAGGCCTGTCCTTTGGAGGTGTGTGGCTTAGACACTTGTAGTTTTTCAAGAAGGCCTGCCCACTCTTATAAGCCAGGTAGGTAGTCCACTCTTTAGAGTGCCGAATTACTAAATCAATATAATAACCCGCCTATTCAAGGATTTAGACTAAGGCCTGTCCTTTGGAGGTGTGTGGTTTAGACTCTTGTGGAAATGGATGGGAGCAGCATTAATTCTACAATTATAATTTTTGCTTTTGATCAAGGGAGCTTTTATATTACTTGTACTTTGGAAAGGAGATAGTTATGGCTCACAATCGTGTAAAGGAAAGTTGTTCGGATCAGTCAGTTTATTATTTGGTGACGAATCGCATAGCTGGCGGTCGAATGTTATTCAAAGATCAGGAAAAACAGAAGCTGAAATCTTTGTTATTTGCGGGATGCACAAGGTTTAGTTATCAGGTGATTGATTATGTTTTTATGGATAATCATTTTCATTTATTGATCAAGATTCCGGCTACGAATGAAATGGATAAAATAGAATTATTACAGCGTTATCGACTTCATAAGAAAAACGAAGAAGTAAAATTTATTAACTCAACACAAAGGGAAGAATTCAGGGAAAAGATTCACGATATTTCATTCATTATTGGTAATTTTGAGCAACGATTCGTTCAATGGTTCAATAAAGTACATTCATCGTGGGGGCGCTTGTTTGGCCAAAGGTTTGACTCGGAAATGATTGAGGTTTCGGCTCATTCGGATTCTCTGCTTCGGGTCATGGCCTACATCTCTTTAAATCCAGTTCGAGCCGAAATTGTTTCAGATCCAAAAGACTTTCATTTCTGCGCTTATTCAGATCGTTTAGCAGGCGGAGATATAGGGAAATCAGATCATGAGTTCTTTGACTTGTTTTGTCGTGGAATTGAAGCTAAGGACATCAGAGATAAGCAAAAGCATTTCAGACAGGTGTTTAGAGCTTATATGCTTGGCTTACGTCGTTACCAGAGTGTTGATTCTCAGACTCTCGCTGAATTCTTCAGAGAAGTGAATTTATCTGAGCAACTCGCTTGGGATGATCTTTTTATACATAAATGCAGATTCTTTACTAAGTGTTTGGTCATAGGGTCCGAGGCTTTCGTTCGGAATAAACTAACCAAGTTCTCAGCTAAGATGAAATGGAAAAGAGTTCATGAGCCCTATACGGAGGATGAATGGAATGATATTTATTCACTCAAGCCTAGGCGACGGCAGGCTTCCGCTGATTAGAGAATGTTAAACACCCCCATAAAAACCAACACAGATTTTAAATACAAGATAGCTTCCCAACTGTCTTGAGTGCTTCGTTTTCATTTTAGCTGAGTTTGTACTCTATCGACTAAAATAAAGTTGAATTTTTGATCTCATTACCAGCTAAAAAGGGGGGGGGGCTTGCTTGTTGCGTTCATTTAGACCTTCTAAAAACGAAAAAAAAGCCTCATTTTGAAATTCTTTTAAATCAGCCTTTGACTAAGGCCTGTCCTTTATAAAGGGCGTTATAAAGGGCGTTTAACTAAGGCCTGTCCTTTACAAAGGGCGTTCTTTAATTTTAAAGATTTCTAGTTTTTATAAAATCCGATTTTATGGCTGTGGAAGTATATGTTTTTGTGAGTGTTAAGTTAATGAGCAGTTCATAATCAAGGATAAGTCACATGAAGATGAAAACTAAAGAAGTTTGCAGCTACGATATTCTCTCATTAGGCGAAGTTATGTTGCGCCTTGATTCTGGCGAGGAACGGGTGCGCAATACACGTCAATTCAAAGCTTGGGAGGGTGGAGGCGAGTATAATGTGGCACGAGGCCTGCATCGTTGTTTTAATCAGCGTGCGGCTATAGTCACTGCCCTAGCTGATAATGATATCGGATACTTGATCGAAGACCTCATCTACCAAGGTGGCGTGGATATGACTTATCTTAAGCACTTGCCGTCCGATGAGCGAGGGCTGCGTAATGGGCTCAATTTTACGGAACGAGGCTTTGGTTTCAGGTCATCGCTCGGGACGTCGGATCGTGGGGATACGGCGATCTCTCGTTTGAAGCCAGGCGATATTGATTGGCATAAAATATTTGGAAAAGACGGGGTGCGTTGGTTTCATACGGGAGGGGTCTTTGCCGCCTTATCTGATAGTTCAAAAGAAGTGGCATTAGAGGCGGTTAAAATTGCCAAGCAGTATGGTACGAAAGTCTCGTATGACCCTAATTATCGCGCTTCCCTTTGGAGTGATCGGGGTGGGGTTGAGGCTGCGCAAGAACTTAATCGAGAGATTAGTAATTATGCCGATGTGATTATGGGTATGAGTTTAGATAGTGCTATTATCGATCTCAATTTAAATAAATTGAATCAAAAGGAACTGACGAATATTTTTGAAAAAACGGCGGCTAAGTTCCCGGATTTAAAGGTAATTACTACGACTCTGCGCGAAGTGAAGAGTGCTACGATCAATGATTGGCGCGCCATTGCGTGGTCACCTGAGCAGGGCTTAGTGGAATCATCTCATTATAAGAATTTAGAGTTGTTGGATCGTGTGGGAGGTGGAGATAGCTTTGCCTCAGGTTTAATCTATGGACTCTTAAAAGGAGGGGCTTTGCAGGAGGCGGTGGATTATGGGGCGGCCCATGGTGTGCTGGCGATGACCACTCCAGGTGATACCTCAAGTGCACGACTGGATGAAGTCGAGCAAGTAATGAAAGGGGCCGGAGAAGCTGTCATTCGTTAAGGTGCTCGCCACTGCGGGGGAATATTTTTTATGAGGTCAAATTTTATATTTCTTAAGCGAAAAAGCCATTTGCCAATTTGTTAATATCGCTAAGTGTAAAAAGAAATTTTAAATATAAGGAATTTGAGGGCTAATTATGGCAAATACTACCGATATGATGATTAGTACTTTTTATGATGAAGAGGCAATTGAGTACATTAATAAGAAAACAGGATTGGATTTTCGTTGCACCTCAGATGGTGGCAAATGCGGAGGAACAAAAGCTTTATCTTTTGAGGTATACGGCTCCTGTCATAGGAGTATTGGAAGTGACGAGATTGAGCAATTGATTAAAGCTTTTAAAGAAGCTCCGTTCACATCGCCTGAATATGCGGTTTTGTTTATTGATGATGATAATCAATGTTTTAATGGACTAGTGACTCGTACTTGATTCACGAATAAAGGCCATTTATTTTCCTTCGAAAGGTCGCAGATTAATCTACCCTTGGTCAGAGTTTTAGGCTAAGTCGAAAATACGAATCACTTCTTTCGGTATTGAAGCAGCCATTTTTCTAGTTGGCGACCAGGGCATTCTGATTGTCCGAGGTGTTTGTGACCGTATACTTTGGTTGCAGGAAGTTGATACTTTTTGCGTAAGTAACCTAACATAGTGTTGAGGGAAGCGAGTTGTTTGCTATTGGGAAGCTTTTTATTGAAATCTCCAATAAGCGAAACACCGATGTTATTGGAGTTGGCACCACTGACATGAGCACCTTGGTATTTAATCGGACGGCCTTGGTATATAGTGCCATCACGACCAATGATATAGTGATAGCCAAT is from Lentisphaera profundi and encodes:
- a CDS encoding phospholipase D family protein, which translates into the protein MTQLKKYLLHISLTLFCLSLVSSCSGLKEQNHKFEPAALPTTNGIWSELNFKHDRSYFLPLNNHFEALKWRLRALDSAESSIDLQIFLWNNDHAGKLLANSLVLAADRGVKIRLLIDDTFTIEKDQGLSNIHKHPNIDIRIYNPFKRRYNSFGMRYLMNITEFSRIDHRMHNKVLIVDNHVVILGGRNLGDEYFGLHAETNFRDMELLANGNISPFLSTIFSIYWANPWSFPLEKIIKNDPEKIKPVTPPVSPFFPLNENHAQRITAWKRFKSLATQADYSVLYDLPVDANTENRTDDNFTLDIYKLISEAKKRVDIVSPYFIPTQELDEAIFEAEGRGVEVRILTNSLQSTNHTIAHSFYRKHMRKYVESGADLYEYRAWARDRNLFMFAPVEDKSLALHAKMILIDDDLSLIGSANLDPRSLNINSELGILLKSKTLSRQLRKLLDIDFHLRNSWKVEINQEGNLIWRGHDKTLHQQPRNSRLQLFESWFLGLLPVESKI
- a CDS encoding arylsulfatase, which gives rise to MNKIFLLCTFLIGATLSGQDKPNIVIVMTDDQGYGDLSCHGNPIIKTPNIDKFYKNSLRLTNYHVDPTCAPTRSALMTGRYSARVGVWHTVQGRHLMREREITMANVLKDNGYAAGIFGKWHLGDAYPYRPEDRGFTHVVTHGAGGVGQTPDYWGNDYFNDTYYVNGKFVKFNGFCTDIWFTEAKKFMKQQIAKKKPFFTYITPNAPHGPMRAPQKYLDMYNKEELIKGKKQVAFYGMITNIDDNFGELRKFLQDEGVEDNTILIYTTDNGSSSGSALYNAGMTGAKNSNFDGGHRVPFIFQWPNGKLTGNRDINQLTAHMDILPTLIDMLSLKAPKIEFDGTSLTKIIKGDQSALRDRVLLVESQRVKDPEKWRNTAVMSDEWRLLNAKQLYNIRKDPAQKNNVAAQYPEVLQRLSAAYDARWVDLAKEHYLFSPLVIGAKEENPVTLTSHDQMVEKGLPKWNQPHIVSGGNHLAPWVVRVQSDGEYEISVRRWAAEADKGINEKYVAKKALGASKAFIKIADIDLVKEIPEGAKEVTFKVKLKTGQQELFTGFIKANDKRESNFYTYVLNKSMAQGDTKNWQSREGLGLPLAAPITVDYPEEILKWDKALNGKSKK
- a CDS encoding NlpC/P60 family protein, whose translation is MDQRSLQILKIEKKQVLIIGLLACSCTIFYFQAINSKFYNLAFIILSLNFYSYLTYLSKKVMKWALLCVLLTVIIFTLSPAKKIDTAELKRTYLSKLPNYEGVSYVWGGENSLGIDCSGLARRAYRDALFTYTLKNLNSGALREFLANWWWDSSAEAMSQGYRDYLKPIGLDGTIKTLHYENLEPGDIAITADGVHMLVYLGEELWIQADPVAEKVIIRNGIEDKNSWFDDQVKIYRWSRI
- a CDS encoding ankyrin repeat domain-containing protein; translated protein: MKALKRQDIMASLLVAGADPNKINDAGQTPLDISVSAGDLDSVKYLLGGGAQVVHQQSSVELHSAVKSSMRSGNLTSLKNLLKKHPKLINYRQKNGYGLVHLAVEAGSDNIIEYLYSRGLSLNTRSHTGDTPIHVAVHSGRIRTLECLMAIGASIEIPNEEGNTPLHIAWTMPKMIKILIMAGANAEYANLVGAMALHVASKKGAIAAVDQLISCGVNIKAHDFDGRRAIHVAIHYPEVMKFLIDKDADIDAKDFYGESPLHVAVQEVCFDSVKILLEAGADSSMQNHHGDTPLHFATLKGDLKVVELLLEYGSNPDIANIRGYTPLHSVALSALSDKAP
- a CDS encoding 3-phosphoglycerate dehydrogenase family protein, encoding MSQKVLIPTKLSTAAKDILENNGFNVVQEAGVDLVELAKTHSDAEGMIVRSEKLTPEVIDLFPNLKVIVRAGAGYNTIDIQYARSKDITVMNTPGANSNAVAEEAVGMMISCARFFIEGDRSTRAGEWKKAQLQGFELTGKTIGIAGFGNIGQLLAKRLSGFDVKLLVFDPFVSEDKLAEYGAKNVSLEELFAGSDFISLHMPATKETANIVSTKLLTSMKDGAVLVNCARYEILDEAALREVKKTKTIYYANDVYPKDAAGDKTIADVSDIMLPHLGASSLEANTNAAVMAANQVSNYLGKGISVFAVNKVLPDGLAPEYQELAYSVAKVAKAWMGDSQPYEINISLYGELKQYDKFLVPAIIAGASANDKIVNAEKAADILESHGIKLDVREADDSKKYGESITVDLIKTNGSKLERLSVRGTVVEGNIIISRIDSFDKLYYAADGFSTVFIYNDRPGVLADITQILASEGINIEDLRSPHNSEKQRSIAIVKTNSSVSNDVIDKINAKINGEVAFQVKL
- a CDS encoding DMT family transporter; the encoded protein is MSPVLKVIITSVLWGTVGIFIREADNMSAVSLAFFRTLIPTVVLFIWLKSRKAPQKLFRSNWKWMILGSGLNSIRAILFFISFNLTTIGNAQVTLYSWPIWAAILGSFFLKEKVSSIQKFLLSIAFLGLLLMFSQSVFSLDDKHFLGICAMVLSAFILSFVFIVFKKYGTEYQSIEIVFFQNLLTPLLLLPLFIPEAPSLSLKQVLIASFLGLIIGVLAFSLFFSALKEMKTANAAQITYIEPLCGLLWAHLLYQESLSPVQIIGAILILGATFAIPVLRAKEAKKT
- a CDS encoding 50S ribosomal protein L11 methyltransferase, which encodes MSTPQEILYVVTLMTNSAMGELLDEMLPVEELYPTSYFDKDDDLARMSLYYETAAERDQVHVRLEKALANWSDFIDIDEVDIIAQEVLREDWSETWKKFFHTVKVSDRIVIKPSWEEYEIQEADEVIVEIDPGMSFGTGNHGTTKACLQFIDQASALQTGMSFLDAGCGSGILSLAADSLGCSPVEAFDYDPEAVACTKRHFEAINASDRIDVFQADLTTLELAKQYDIIAANILAPVLLGASDKLMNHLKKGKDSRLILAGILTEQYPEIKSHFEGLGLEELRSAQIDEWTSGVFKF